CGCCTAGCGCCAGACTGAGCATACCCACCATATTGAGAAAGACTCGACGAATGATGATGGTATGCTCCTTTGGGTGGTTCAGTTAGAAACCCGCGTAGCCGTTGAATACGCGAATCCAAGTCAAGGTCGCGGGTAACGTTGGGATCAACAGCACCGCGATAAATCCAAGAAAATAGAAGATATTATAAGGTTCTTTAAAATCTTTGTCTGCCATGAGCTTGCTTCTCTAAAAAAAGTGACGATACGTTCGCCCTATTCTCAGATGTTAACGAGATGGGCTATTTTTGTTTGTGGCGGACTATACCCTAATCACTCGATGACAAACACCGAGTAAAATTAGGGTTTTTATAGAAATGTTAATAGAGGTGGATTTACGCTTTATTACCGCGGTAAATATCGAGACTAAAACTGCTCGAGCCGAGGCAACTGAGAGTGAGTTGACAGCCCGACTGAATCGGCAAGTCGATGGTCATAAAGTTCTTGACGCAGTTTTCCCCCAGTGGCACACCTGCTGAAATATGCTGCGAGAAATAACCATTGGCCCATTGCGCATCAAGGCCAGCTGGTAGTATATCTAGTGTCCCTTCAGACAAGTCAGCGACACCAAACAAGGCTCTAACCGGCGTACTGCAATCTGAGCATTTAATCCCTCTTTCTAATAAAGAAGCAAGGTCTTTGAGATCGGCATTAAACGATTTGAGATTGCGTAAGTAATCATGGAACAAGGCTCGCACTAACAAGGTTGTTGCCGCGCCGTGCGCCCCTTCAGCGGCCGAGTCGACCAAGTAAAAAGCGAACTGCCCGTTGATCAGCCAAGCGTAATCAAAAACCAATGGCATTACGTCGGTGGACTGCAACAGCCGATAACTGCATTTCCAATCGCCTTGCGAGGTGTCTTTATCTGGGAGCAAAGCATGGAGAAGATCTTTGGCCGCACTGGGGTTATCTTC
The sequence above is drawn from the Vibrio sinaloensis genome and encodes:
- a CDS encoding response regulator; the protein is MHKTIEVGTSQTPSVSTGQKMIMLVDDDPIFRRITSGFLSAQGYQVVEAQDGLDGLQKLRCNAPDLILCDLSMPILDGIEFVEEVSLEYPSLPMIVVSATDEISDVAKALRYGIKDFLAKPISNHQHLACAIENTLDDSDNHLSDQRDFSSQWFRIDSGDVPEEQELHWHLEYLEDNPSAAKDLLHALLPDKDTSQGDWKCSYRLLQSTDVMPLVFDYAWLINGQFAFYLVDSAAEGAHGAATTLLVRALFHDYLRNLKSFNADLKDLASLLERGIKCSDCSTPVRALFGVADLSEGTLDILPAGLDAQWANGYFSQHISAGVPLGENCVKNFMTIDLPIQSGCQLTLSCLGSSSFSLDIYRGNKA